A genome region from Gigantopelta aegis isolate Gae_Host chromosome 3, Gae_host_genome, whole genome shotgun sequence includes the following:
- the LOC121368570 gene encoding proton myo-inositol cotransporter-like encodes MYQSVSTYPGITSMIVPVYIAESSPSAIRGRLVTLNQLFICIGILLSSIIAGLFSVYRETGWRYMLGLGALPALVQFVAFIFLPESPRWLLVKGRPDEARAVLERISRQDEVDASFSSIVESLKTDAERSSKSNVVTQICTTPYVRKALSIGCGLCIFAQFSGINTIIYYSGTIMKMAGFPVRHAIWLVCVPNAVVFVATFFGLWTVERFGRKPSLCFSIAGVILSLIVVAVGFQLSITDSPAVNTTVLEIYDNGTQITRCHLQYDMCESCIEDSGCGFCYDDLAHASCLPARDDLASSMGRCNSSDESSRYTWSHGYCPNQYTWIPVLGMTLFVLAFAPGLGPMPWTVNAEIYPLWARGICMSVATACLWVSNLVVSMTFLTLTEKITPYGTFYMFAGISTLGLLFVFLLLPETKEKTLEEVQKLFMTNDEKRQIQDSKTTAESDTKM; translated from the exons ATGTATCAAAGCGTTTCAACTTATCCAGGTATCACATCGATGATAGTCCCAGTGTACATCGCAGAGTCGTCTCCCTCTGCCATACGTGGCCGTTTGGTGACGTTGAATCAGCTGTTCATATGTATTGGAATTTTGTTATCCAGCATCATTGCTGGACTCTTCAGTGTATACAGGGAGACAGGATGGAG GTACATGTTGGGGTTGGGAGCTCTTCCAGCATTAGTTCAGTTCGTAGCCTTCATATTTCTTCCCGAAAGTCCGCGGTGGCTGCTGGTTAAAGGTCGTCCGGACGAAGCACGTGCAGTTCTGGAACGCATCAGCAGACAAGACGAGGTTGATGCCTCGTTCTCGTCCATTGTTGAATCCTTGAAAACAGACGCCg AACGATCATCTAAGAGTAATGTGGTCACCCAGATATGTACGACCCCCTACGTGAGGAAAGCGCTGTCTATTGGTTGCGGGCTGTGCATCTTCGCACAGTTTAGTGGAATAAATACCATAAT CTACTACAGCGGGACGATAATGAAGATGGCTGGATTCCCTGTGAGACACGCCATTTGGTTGGTGTGTGTTCCCAATGCGGTCGTGTTTGTGGCTACGTTCTTTGGACTGTGGACCGTCGAGCGCTTCGGAAGGAAACCATCTCTTTGTTTCAGTATAGCAG GTGTAATTTTATCCCTGATCGTTGTGGCTGTTGGATTCCAACTATCAATCACAGACTCGCCTGCCGTAAACACAACTGTTTTGGAGATTTACGACAATGGTACACAAATAACAAGATGTCACCTGCAATACGA CATGTGTGAATCCTGTATTGAGGACAGTGGGTGCGGTTTCTGCTACGATGACCTTGCGCACGCCTCATGTCTGCCAGCTCGAGACGACCTGGCGTCATCAATGGGGAGGTGCAATTCTTCTGACGAATCGTCACGATACACGTGGTCTCACGGCTACTGTCCTAACCAGTACACGTGGATCCCCGTTCTGGGAATGACCTTGTTTGTACTGGCATTCGCACCAG GTCTAGGACCAATGCCGTGGACGGTCAATGCAGAAATATATCCATTGTGGGCTCGAGGAATATGTATGTCTGTTGCCACTGCCTGCTTGTGGGTTTCAAACCTCGTTGTCTCCATGACATTCCTTACCCTCACAGAAAAGATCACTCCATATG gaaCATTCTACATGTTTGCGGGAATTTCAACTCTTggcttgttgtttgtttttttattactgccagaaacaaaagaaaaaactctAGAGGAAGTGCAAAAACTGTTTATGACAAATGATGAAAAACGTCAGATACAAGATTCCAAAACAACTGCAGAAAGTGATACAAAAATGTAA